The Cicer arietinum cultivar CDC Frontier isolate Library 1 chromosome 1, Cicar.CDCFrontier_v2.0, whole genome shotgun sequence genome contains the following window.
TCATGATATTTTCCTGTAGTTCTTCAATTGTTGCGCTTACTCTTAAAATTGTTGATCCTAGTAAAATGGAGCACTATAGGCCTATTTCCCTTAGTAACTTCAAAATCCAAattattactaaaattattGTTGATAAGTTATCCTCTAGTATGCCTAATATTACCTTTCATCATCAAAGGGGTTTCGTTTAAGGTAAGTATATTGGTGGTTGCATTTGTCTCGCTTCTGAAGCTATTAATATTCTTAGAATAAAAACTTTAGTGAAAAATTTGGCTCTCAAAATTGATATAAGAAAAGCCTTTGACATTATAGATTGGATGTTCCCTATCAAAGTTCTAAAGGTATTTGGTTTCAACAAGAagttatgtcattggattagaaACATTCTCAAGTCTTCTAAACTTTCCATATATGTTAATGGCAAGTCTGCAAGTTTATTTTCTTGTCAAAGGAGGGCCACAAAGGGACCTTTTGTGTCTTATTCATTTTTGAATTGCTGAAGAGGCTCTTAGCAGGGTATATCCAAATTGGTTAATGCATGctctttttatttgataaatggTTCTAAAGGCATTGTTAATCATTTTTATGTTTTCTATGTTGATGACTTTATGACTTTTTTGCAAGACCACTCTTNNNNNNNNNNNNNNNNNNNNNNNNNNNNNNNNNNNNNNNNNNNNNNNNNNNNNNNNNNNNNNNNNNNNNNNNNNNNNNNNNNNNNNNNNNNNNNNNNNNNNNNNNNNNNNNNNNNNNNNNNNNNNNNNNNNNNNNNNNNNNNNNNNNNNNNNNNNNNNNNNNNNNNNNNNNNNNNNNNNNNNNNNNNNNNNNNNNNNNNNNNNNNNNNNNNNNNNNNNNNNNNNNNNNNNNNNNNNNNNNNNNNNNNNNNNNNNNNNNNNNNNNNNNNNNNNNNNNNNNNNNNNNNNNNNNNNNNNNNNNNNNNNNNNNNNNNNNNNNNNNNNNNNNNNNNNNNNNNNGTTTGATAAATATTTCAATATCTCTTATCAACAAATCAATTCTAATAAATCTACTTTTTACATTCGATATGTTTCCATTGAATACAAAATTTCTTATCTAATTTACTTGAGTTTTCTATTGGTTCTCTCTGTTTCATATATATTGAAATACCCGTTTTCAAGGGAAAATCTAAAGTTGTTTATTTACAACCAATTGCTAATCGGATCAAGGCTAAACTTACGACTTCGAAAGTGTCTCTCCTTTTTTAGTTTGGCCCGCTACGCCACAAAGTATGTGTGGCTCATGATAATCCACTTTTGCAACTTAACTAAACAAcatgaaataaattttgaaaagtttaaataatactaataatgaTCATCTAACCCCCCCAACAAAAGATGCAATAagtaagatataaataaaaacaattcataggaatttgtaaaaaaaaaataaaataggtaTCTGCTCTTTAAggcaaatataattcaattggtGAAAAATGTCATTCATATCATGTTGTATACAAATGGAATAGAAAATTCATTTGGTGTTGATATATTGAACAGAGGAAAATGGTTACCGTTGCTTAACATAAAATATGTCATCCTCTTAATGAAGGTGATCTTGGTATTAGGTCGTTGACATACATTCTTAAGCTTGCTTGGGGGTTAATCACTTCTAATCAACATTTGACTATTTGTTTTAGAGGTCGAGTCTTTAGAAGGCATGTGCATATTAGATATCACATTGGTTCATCTATCTAGACTGCACTTAAAGTTAAGTTAACTACTATATATGAGAACAACAAGTAACAACTTGACAAGGGTGACAGAATTAACTTCTAGGTTGACACTTGATTGAAGGTTTCTTAGacttctatttttaatattgaagaGGGCATACAATCTCATGTTCCTGCCATTATCAATCATTTCATTAATGATAGTCATTGAAAAATTTATTCTGTCATCTTACATATATACCTAGAGTTGATTGTCTTGCTGGCCAAAGTGACTATTCCTAATTTTGATTGTGAGGATCATTTGGTTTGGAGATAATACTGGTGTTTTAAGCTTTAAAGAAACTTATTCATTCTTCAAGCCTCTTGGACAACAAATTCCTTaggccaaatccatttatcatGATAACATACCTCTTTCCAAGTCTCTTACGATTTGGAGGTTGTTGCATAATAAAATGCTTactgattataattttatctcttgtgatttttaaattatttcaagaTGCGAGCTTTGTCACTGTGCAACGAAGACCACCACCTATCTATTTCTATTATGGCCATTTGCTACTAGGATCTGGTTTTGGCTAAGCTCTGTTTTTCATTCTCATTTTATACTAGTTCGGTTCAACATCATCTTGTTATTTGTGAGAGGTTGGTCTCATCAGTGCAAATATGTTATTTTGGTCAacatcattattactattgaTACTATTTGGTATTGCAAGAATCAAACCCGCTTTGATGACAATAGTCTTACTTTTCGCATTATCATCAACATAATTATTGTCATGCATCTTTATCTGACAACCACACTTTTAGCACAATCGCCAACTCTATccggaagtttcaaattctcAAATCCCATTTGGTTAAAACTCATCCTCCTAAGGCTCCTATTATCAAATGGAGCTACTTCTGGTTGTCTTGGTTTTGCTACTTTGGGAGGTATTTAGGGACAATTTCGCTGCTTCCCTAGGTTATTTCGCTATTAATTTGAGGATTACAACTATATTGCATGTTGAACTTAAGATAATTATGATTGCTATAAAAATTCCTATAAGAATGAATGTCATTTTCTATGGATTGAATCTGATTCTCAATTCAAAAATTTGGCTTCCAAAAATGAAATCTTGTTTCTTGGTCAATTAGAAATAGATTGCTTTATTGCCTTGATATGGTTAAGAGAATGAGATTTATTATCTCTCATATTATTTGGTAAAGGAATCACTTTATTGACAAGATTGTTAATTTGGAATTTCACGTTGTTAACACACGTCGGTGAAATATTTTTCCTTCTAATATTTACGatgttttcaataaaaatataattgacccttttaaatatagattatgCTGATTCATttagatctatactctatgtttttttcttcataattttatCCTTATAGATATTTTTGATAAGATTTCTCATAAGACAATAACTTATATGTGAAAtgtcaaacaattatatgtTTTGCactctattatttttaaacaaaaataacacaACTAAAAAAAACACGTAAACACTTATGTCCAACCACTTTGATTCATACATTGGAAAAGTTCAActaattgaattataataacCGCATACATATTTACATATAAACActtaattaattcatataagTATACTTTTATTCTACGATATTCATCCATTTGGTCTATAAAATTAGGTGAGAATTATTATTAACCATAATCAAGATCAAAGAAACTGCGAGTGGTCCAAACGATTGGTGGAGCCTAGTGCCCAAGTATGTATAACTTCCAAGACTTGGTACGTGTCAAATCTGTATTCTACCAAAATTTATTAAGGGGTTGATAACAAAATTTCTAACGTCATGCATCCACAGGGTCCAAAGTTCATTTATGAGCTTTAAACCATTAAAAGttaaagattcattttcaataaattttaaaattcaactagtaaaaataattactcCTTTATATCCATACCATTATGACCATTCTTTAAATCCTTTCGATAATTATATTGCCaccaataattaaataaaaaagaaaaaagattataCTAAGTGAAATTACCAAATTAAGACACCAAAATTTGTCTACTACTATTCCATGCATTAAATGCTACCATTAATTTACATGCCACCCCTTTTTTGAATTCTCTTCCCACTCCTCCACTACCTATTAATTAATACATCTCCACAATAAATGTAAccattaatcaaaatttaatcatattaaattttaaaattcaaaaatcacGGTAGCAAAACCACAAAACTCAATTTAAtggaatttaattaaattcaataacatactccatatttcaaatttttttttcttatgtgcATTAATTTTACTATAACGTACCATCTATCTTTATTGGCATATATAAATTCTCTCACAGTCACACACACGAAGGAACATACCTTTCTCATCTTTCTCTATTTCTCTCACTAGTTTCTCTCTCTAAGATCTTTGTgagaacaaaacaatggctgcTGAAGTTAGCTCTCTAATTAGAGTTCTTGGTGGTAGTGGTTACAAAGAAGATCAACATCGAACGGTTGGGAATGAATCTCACGGTGAGAATTCAACGGCTCTGATTACAAGAGATTTGCTTGGTGGGTCCTCTATTGAATCCCAAGAATTGGATCTCGATTTACAGGTTCCTAGTGGCTGGGAGAAACGTCTTGACCTTCAGGTtcgttaatttttatttgggtattttccttttctttcccgggaaaataaaaattttccCTTTATCTTATCAAAGAAAATTTTCTTAGTTggtttcatgtttttttttttttgtttctggGTTTTTTTCTAAAGAAATTTAATGTTGGAAATATAATCATCgtattttgttatgtttttctttttattttgaaaatatatttatttatttttattcattatattCTGTTTTTTCTGGTTTTCTAATTGGTTTATGGGGCATAGTTTTTTACACTATGGCGTTTTTGATTTATGGacttataaatttgatttttactttAGGAAGCAGATTTATGTGTTCTATGGAATGCTTGATTAAGAAgttttatggtttttttttactCTATTGATTTGATACAGAGAAACTGGATAGTTAAAACATTTATACCTATTTATGTTGcaaatagaagaaaattaaaattcaatttgccttgttttttttgtttttggtttggTCATGTGTTTAAACTTTTGCTTTTTAATGTAACAGCATGCCTGTAGTTACTAAAATTTTCGTTCCTATGTACCTCTGTATTTATTTCTCATAAATTTCTAATAAAGTTGAATTTAAAGTCTTCAGATTTTTCTAATATCTAAGTTAATGAAAATATGGCATTCATGACGCCACTTTGTTCAAATTTTTCCACCGCCCCTTTCCCATAATATATCATAACCAATTTCATTTAGTGAcatcacttttaaatttttattttatttttcaaatttacttCACTacaattctttttattttatcaatgacTTCTACATGTTTGAATTGACaatgcttttttatttttttctaattcaaactttgacaatttaatatttttacactTGATTATTAGTActatagtattaattatttaataattgaattttttgttattattgcaGTCAGGGAAAGTCTATATTCAAAGGTGCAACAATTTATCACTATCACCTATGttagaacaaaaaaaacaaGTGAAACCAACAACCCCAAAATTTCAAGACCTAAATTTCCCATCTACACAATCAAATGTTGCATTGAACCTTTTTGATGAAACAAATTTAGACCTAAAGTTAGTTTCATCAACCTTACCATCAAATAATTACCAAAGTGTGTGCACACTTGATAAAGTGAAATCAGCACTTGAGAGGGCAGAAAAAGAACCAATTAGAAAAAGAACATCATTTTTGAAGTCATCAATTTCAGCAACATCACCTTCATATtcctcttcttcatcttcaattaGAGAAACAAATCaacaagaagaagaaagtgAAGAGAAACTTATTTCATCACCAATGGCTGCAGGGTGTCCTGGATGTTTATCATATGTAttgataatgaaaaataatcCTAAGTGTCCTAGGTGTAATTCTCTTGTTCCAATTCCTTCCATGAAGAAACCTAGGATTGAtcttaatatttcaatttaaatgGTTTAAGGATAATTGGCAATTCATTAATTGCctacatttttaatatataatttttttttcttcttgttttgtaAATTGAATGATAGATAGATTTAGATGGTTTAAGGATAGGATAAATTTTTAAGGGATGATGGCCAGAGTTTATGTATATTGATAAGTCACTACCGTTTTACTAAGGAAACTAAtggaaaattttcaatttctattttatatttttatacctTTGTTTAGTTTTCATCAATGATATATGACATGTTATATTCCGGTTATCATATCATCATTGTGTATTTGAATTCCACCGTCCAATCCCCAAATTAACTTTATAtctacattattattattatttttaatcttttttgatTATTTCTTTTCCAACTAAATGCATCATATTTATGTCTTTAATTTCAGTAAATGCATCATACTTATTTCACTTTATAGTAATACAGTGGATTGcaattgttaatttattgaattttgtatGAATATCAGAGTTTACTTGTATATTGACCGGTAATTTAGtaaaatctatttaaatatCAACCAATACAAAAAAGTTCACTAAAAATTGGTAAGTTAAAAAATGTCTCGTATGCACTCTTTGTTGATATTTAGTAGTATACAAGAACTCTAACTAGACCATTTTTATTTGAAGTACTAATGATTAATTCAtctcatatatttttctctctGCTATAATGAGTATTTCATCtcatgtattttatttcaaCTAGACCATGTTTATATGAAGTACTAATGAGTACTTCATCTCAtgtacattttatttctttctgcAATAATACCTTCtgactcaaaaaaaaaaatgtataccTTTTAAGTCATAAAAGTACTAATAGATATGTAagctattttatatttttgtttatataaaaatcattattttatttaatttgttattatttatgtcACAGTTAAAATAAGGataaaattttctaataaaaaatgacaattaaaaagaaacttaTCAAAGTATCTTGAAATATGAAGAGTTAAGATTAAATGCAATATACATAACTGATAATTTAGTAATAGTAATATATAAACTAAGCATAATAATTACTCGGTCAATTGTTTTATAAGGTTgatgtattttataaaaaatgaactaCATCaactatttaaatataatttttgtccATACTTTCTCTTTTTAAATGTTTCATTTAAGTTgtagataatttaaaaaaatattagttgtgttgattttaatgattaaataaattttatttatttaaatgttctTATTAATTATCGTTATTtgagatataataaataaatatatattaattaaaaatagtgatt
Protein-coding sequences here:
- the LOC101489878 gene encoding uncharacterized protein, with the translated sequence MAAEVSSLIRVLGGSGYKEDQHRTVGNESHGENSTALITRDLLGGSSIESQELDLDLQVPSGWEKRLDLQSGKVYIQRCNNLSLSPMLEQKKQVKPTTPKFQDLNFPSTQSNVALNLFDETNLDLKLVSSTLPSNNYQSVCTLDKVKSALERAEKEPIRKRTSFLKSSISATSPSYSSSSSSIRETNQQEEESEEKLISSPMAAGCPGCLSYVLIMKNNPKCPRCNSLVPIPSMKKPRIDLNISI